The genomic DNA GCTCGCCGCGAGGATCCGCCCGAGCCCGGAGGCCTCGCCGTAGGCGAGGTAGCGGACCGGCCTGCTTAGCGGCCAGAGCGGCGCCCCGCCGGATATCGGAGCGCAGAGCGGCACCAGGCTGTCCGCGCCGACGCGGATGGACTCGCAGCGGCCATCGTCCAGGCGCGTGGGCAGGTCCGCGCGATGGTGGCACAGGAGCAGCTGCACCTCGCCGGCCAGCAGGATGGCCTCGCAGGCCGCCATGCTGTCCGAGATCAGGTTGAGGGCGCCGAGCGTCTCGAAGGGCGCGTGCTGCCGGATCCAACTTGGGAAGAACGTGAACGACAGCGCGTGCGTCGCCGCGATCGCGAGGCTCGCGTCCGCGCGCGCACCGGCGGCCCGGGCCTCGCCGCGCGCCCGATCCAGGCCCCGCAGCAGCTCCTCGGCGCCCGGCCGGAAGCGCGCTCCCGCGGCGGTCAGGCCTGCCCCTCGCGCGCTCCGCAGGAACAGCGGCGTCCCAACCCACTCCTCCAGCGCGCGGATCCGTCGGCTGAAGGCCGGCTGCGTCACGTTCCGGGCCTCGGCGGCCCGCGAGAAGGTCCGGTGCTCGGCGAGCGCGAGGAAATCCCTCATCCAGTCCAGATCCATGGCGCGCCTCTCCGACAGGACGGGCCGATGCCGTTCGCGCATCGCGCGCGCCGGAAACGGCATTGGCTGCCCGGGTGCGAGCGGCGCTACGGCACCGGGACCCGCCGGGAGGACAGCCATGCGCATCGTCGACGTCCGCGAGGTCACCAAGCCGATCGCCTCGCCGATCCGCAACGCCTACATCGACTTCTCGAAGATGACCACGAGCCTCGTCGCTGTGGTCACCGACGCGGTGCGCGACGGCCGGCGGGTCGTCGGCTACGGCTTCAACTCGAACGGCCGCTACGGCCAGGGCGGCCTGATCCGCGAGCGCTTCCGCGACCGGATCCTGGAGGCCGATCCGGCGAGCCTCCTGACGGAGGCGGGCGACAACCTCGATCCGCACCGGGTCTGGGCCGCGATGATGCGCAACGAGAAGCCGGGCGGCCACGGCGAGCGCTCGGTGGCGGTGGGCACCCTCGACATGGCGATCTGGGACGCGACGGCGAAGATCGCCGGGAAGCCGCTGTTCCGGATGCTCGCCGAGCGGAAGGGCGTCGCCGCCGACCCGCGGGTCTTCGTCTACGCGGCGGGCGGCTACTACTATCCCGGAAAGGACGATTCCGCCCTCCGCGCCGAGATGCGCGGCTATCTCGACCGCGGCTACAATGTCGTGAAGATGAAGATCGGTGGCGCGCCGATCGACGCGGATCAGCGCCGGATCGAGGCCGTGCTCGCTGAGATCGGCGGACGGGGACGTCTCGCGGTCGACGCCAACGGCCGCTTCGATCTCGAGACCGCCATCGCGTACGCACGGATGCTGCGGCAGTACCCGCTGTTCTGGTACGAGGAGGCGGGCGACCCGCTCGACTACGCGCTCCAGGCGGCGCTCGCGCCCTACTATCCCGGGCCGATGGCCACCGGCGAGAACCTGTTCTCGCACCAGGATGCGCGCAATCTCCTGCGCTACGGCAACATGCGGCCCGACCGCGACTGGCTGCAGTTCGACTGCGCCCTGTCGTACGGG from Methylobacterium radiotolerans JCM 2831 includes the following:
- a CDS encoding mandelate racemase/muconate lactonizing enzyme family protein, coding for MRIVDVREVTKPIASPIRNAYIDFSKMTTSLVAVVTDAVRDGRRVVGYGFNSNGRYGQGGLIRERFRDRILEADPASLLTEAGDNLDPHRVWAAMMRNEKPGGHGERSVAVGTLDMAIWDATAKIAGKPLFRMLAERKGVAADPRVFVYAAGGYYYPGKDDSALRAEMRGYLDRGYNVVKMKIGGAPIDADQRRIEAVLAEIGGRGRLAVDANGRFDLETAIAYARMLRQYPLFWYEEAGDPLDYALQAALAPYYPGPMATGENLFSHQDARNLLRYGNMRPDRDWLQFDCALSYGLVEYLRTLDVLAEFGWSPSRCIPHGGHQMSLNIAAGLGLGGNESYPDLFQPYGGFPDGVRVEDGHITMPDLPGIGFEGKSDLIAEMRALAA
- a CDS encoding LysR family transcriptional regulator, encoding MDLDWMRDFLALAEHRTFSRAAEARNVTQPAFSRRIRALEEWVGTPLFLRSARGAGLTAAGARFRPGAEELLRGLDRARGEARAAGARADASLAIAATHALSFTFFPSWIRQHAPFETLGALNLISDSMAACEAILLAGEVQLLLCHHRADLPTRLDDGRCESIRVGADSLVPLCAPISGGAPLWPLSRPVRYLAYGEASGLGRILAASGVAAGHEPAFTSHLAATLMTMAQGGDGVAWLPATLAEAAIARGLLVRAGSQELDVPVEIRLFRARGSRGGAAEALWQRLHAPGRDRPDQPVATRA